In the Drosophila gunungcola strain Sukarami unplaced genomic scaffold, Dgunungcola_SK_2 000074F, whole genome shotgun sequence genome, TAAAATTCTTGAAGGGTGCATCCCCCAAAATACCAATGCATACGCCACTGGGCAAAAACAACGCTGAGCTGCGCTGCCGATGAAACGCGGCGACTTCGATTCCAAACAGAGCGGCGACGCAGGTTCGTTGAGCTTGTGACGTCACTTGGTATGAGGACGATAACCACCGCGCACAGCCTTCGTTTTCGATAACTATCGTATGATAGAAATCACTTTAAAAACTATGAAAATAAGGATGCCCAAAACTATACATTCCAActtagaaacatttaaaattttattgttaaaacaatttgtattttctaaTAGTAAGTCTTATctagaaaatcaaaatcaacataatttcaaaagaaacaatattgtaacttaataaaaaattgttatgcAAAGTTTGATTCATTTTAATATGCTTAATAATAAATCATGTTTCttgagtttttgttttaaattcgaAACACTTACAGACACTTGACTGTTATCGGTGCACAGGTGCTTGTCCATAATAATACATAACTATATTGGTTCGTACATATgcttaataatttacaaattgtaaaaaagaTTGTGACTATACTGATTTGGagcaaagtaaaataattaagtttaaataacataaaaaaagtattaattatccagataaaaaataatcgttttattaagtttaataCATTAAACCAGTAAagtcaataaatttttaaaattttatacgTGTTTCAGAATGTAAgggacaaaaaaattaatatagaaattaaaaaacgtgatttaaaaaaaaaatttaaatcgaaactTGTAATAAGTTAgacctttaatttttttatttatattatttcaataaacgagttctatttactttaaaaaatagttatgtataaatttaaaaatctataaacAAGGCCATGCTTTGTCTCACTCCACTTCCTCTTCCTGAAACctacaacacaaaattaaatttcttctGGAATACACTTGGCAGGTTTTCTGACAGCCCGCAAGTTATGATTTAGATGCGATTTTTTGCACTTGGCAACCGATGCAAATGCGAAATCGCCCTTTAACCTGCGGAAAACGTGTGTCAGGCAACGGGGaaccgtttttatttttataaagacagtcttgaacaaaacaaaacaaaaatatttttgtttacatttgattttgttatCACTGAACGATCCGTGTGGGGTCATGATGGATTATGGACGCAAAACTATAACAAAACCAATTATAcaataaattatgattaaagagtataaaatgtaaatgaaatatttcttagttttggattatatatatatttacttattgtAGCTTTTGTCATTTTACATTTCTCAAagattaaatacttttttctaTGTTTTATACATTTCATCGATAAGTAAatagcaatttaattttattttgtcttgaaaatatgttaactgtttttgatttcattactatcgatatttgattttgaaaagtgttctttttaaaatacgcTAAAAAATCAGAAGTCACgaaattagcaaaaaaaaaaaaaaaaagatatcgATACCTAGAAAGATACGATATCGATAGGGCATCGCACAGATGTTTAGGATACACCACTAATCGCCGAACTTTTGCAACACTTGAATATTCGACGCCGTTTACAAAATCTTTAAACAGGAAAAGCCAAATCTTTAATCGTCCAGGAGTCTGGAAAATCGTATCCGTCTGCTCGAGGTAAATGTTGCGGAAATTTAGAAGAAAATGGCTTTTTGCCAATTGCGAAGAAACAACCTGCATACTAACAACCTGTTAAACTTTttccgaaaacaaaaaaataacagcagTTCGGGATTTGAGAAACTTTGGAGTTATCTATGATGTCTATGTGtggtaattaaaataaacaatactTGATATATGTGCGCACGAATCATGAAACGCAGGCGGGCAATTTCGGCGGCGGAGGATCAGGAGCATGCAGGGGAGGAGGTGGCACAACGTCCTcagcaaccacaacaacaatatGCTGACTCTCGTTTCACCCGAAATCCAGCGGTTCGTCGGATTTCCCTGAACGATTATATGGTCATGTCGCGCCAATTGCAAATCAATCGCATTGGCCAGAACAATCAGAATAAGGGGGTGGCCAAGATGCTGGTCCTCAAGGAGAATGGTCCGCAAAAGATCATCACCATGACGCTGCCCAGTGTATCCTTCACGGTTCAGGATATCCTACAGCAGGTGGGCTATGAGTTCGATGAGAACACCACCATCGATTGCCTGGAGAATCCATCTGGTAATATCCATGTGGTGGTCTCCGTTGGCTTCACCATGACAGCCACCGCTGCCGAGATGGCTGCCCATGCGGACGAGATTAGCAGAGAGCAGCAAGCTGCCACCAGCAGGGTGGAGAAACCCGAGGAACCGCCAACTGATCGAATGGATGCCCATTGTCAAGCAGCGAGTAATCAGTCGCAGGTGCCAGGAGTTGGTACAGCCGGCAAGCGACTTCAACTTGAGGAGAACAACTCTACCACTGGTGGTAGACCAGAAGCTTCTCCAAAAAACCCGAAGAGCTCAACACCCCCAAAGAAATTAAGCCACAGCAGCGACTCCAAGTCAAAGCCTGCAACGCAAGCTGTTCAATTCCTGTCTGCTGTCAGTTGTAGTTCGAGTAGAGCCCCAATTTCAATATCAGAAATGGCAGAGCAAAGGCGTTTGCGCAGGGATCGCAGGTATCTGCCAAGCCGGTACtttgacgatgacgatgatgacgatgacaatgatgaggatgaggatggtGTGGTGCTCCTAAGCAGcgacgaggatgaggagaCCAACATCGACGAGAGGCAAACGGAGAGGAATGCCGCCGATGCGGAGAGACTGAAACTGATGGAAGAGACGTCGCAGGATAAGAAGCCGCGTCAGCTGTCCGCCGACGAGGATCTGACTTTGCTAATCTATCCGCCCAAGGGCACCGGCGGCCTGTGCATCACCATGAAGGATTATGTGTGCCTCAGCAGcggcaattatttaaatgacaTTATCATAGACTTTTATCTGCTTTGGCTAAAGAATACGGTGATACCAGAGGCTCAACGCGACCGGACACATATATTCAGCACATTTTTCCACAAGCGTTTGACGACTTTGACGCGTCCGATGAACATGAAACAGACGGCCGCCCAAAAGCGTCACGAAAGGGTGCAAAAATGGACACGAACTGTGGACATTTTTGACAAGGATTTCATAATAATACCCTTCAACCATCAGGCCCATTGGATTCTGGCAATTATATGCTTTCCCAGTCTTAGGGGCTCGGTGCCATATGATGGTCATGGTGatggtggcggtggcggtggagGTAAAGGTAAGGATGAGGATTTGACGGATGACAAACCGGTGAAGCAACCTGTGATCCTCATCTTTGATTCGTTGGCGGGCACTTCACGTAATCGTGTGATAGCCATACTGCGTGATTATCTCACCTGTGAGTACCAGGCAAAGAAGCCGAATGCGCAGGCGCACATCTTCAACAAGGATAACATGCCCGGGCATCGTGTCGAGGTGCCTCAGCAGGAGAATCTCACCGATTGCGGCCTCTATCTGCTGCAATATGTGGAGCAATTCTTTACCAAGCCGATCAGAGACTACCGACTGCCCATCAAGGAGCTGAGCAACTGGTTCGACCTGCTCACGGTCACCAAGAAACGCGAGGATATTGCCAATCTCATCCAGCGTCTGATGGACGAGGGtaatcaacagcagcagcagcagcagcagcagcggcggcgcaTTCTGCCCGTTATCAAATTTCCCACACTTAATGGTCAAATGGTTAAGGACTGAGGTCGTAAAGGATAATTTTGTTCAACACAAAAGGGTATAATGATAgccaaaatttgtttgtataaaTTCATTAACTTCGCAGGCATTATTTGCCtatcaaaatttgtaaatttgtaaactccCCAAGCGTTACTTACCTATCAGCAATATACTCGATTTGAAATTACCCTTTACGACTGCGTTTGCCAATCGACACAATAAAAGTGAAGTAAAATAGAAGTGAAAAGGGTTCATCATTAGGAGCAAAAAGGTAACCAAGAAAGGCAGAGGGTAACCAAAACGAGGTAATGCTAGCCAAAAGAGAAAAGGGTGGGTCATTAGCCACCAGAGTTGCgtggtaaataaaaaaaaacaaagctttaCACATtaccaaaattaatttaattagctaGCAACTTGTAGATTGCAGGGTATTACCGATCAGCATTATACTCGTTTCTAAGCCCACATGCATACACGCACActaacaaacacacacacgcacacacacacacatagactAATGCTTATACGATCTCTGTGTGTATTGGTGGGGGTTCGGCGATAATAAAATCAAGCCATAAAGTCGCGCCGGCGATTCTGTTGACGTTCAGTTGCTTTGAAGCGATTCTTCCAATCAGACGAACGCCGGAGTTTGCCGAGAggaaaatacagaaaaaaaaaaaaaccaagtaaAAAGGGAGTGAGAAGAGAGAGGtgaagcaaagcaaagcaaaaagcACAAGCGAATACCGAGAACAAGGCAAAGCGCGCAACACGTGAAGCAGCAGACgccaattgattttaatttcgaGATGTCCACCGCAGCCACAACAACCACATCCAGTAAGTTTATCCAGATCTTGAATTTCCTCAAATAAACACAAACGCAAACATAGCAGCATATCAAGTTTACCTTATTCCAGTGAATTCCCaaaataatgaacaaaaatataacagAAGTCCTTAATAGAACTATGTATTACATATTACTCCGTAATATTCTCTAATTTTCCAAgtttaaaaacgttt is a window encoding:
- the LOC128264582 gene encoding uncharacterized protein LOC128264582, translated to MCARIMKRRRAISAAEDQEHAGEEVAQRPQQPQQQYADSRFTRNPAVRRISLNDYMVMSRQLQINRIGQNNQNKGVAKMLVLKENGPQKIITMTLPSVSFTVQDILQQVGYEFDENTTIDCLENPSGNIHVVVSVGFTMTATAAEMAAHADEISREQQAATSRVEKPEEPPTDRMDAHCQAASNQSQVPGVGTAGKRLQLEENNSTTGGRPEASPKNPKSSTPPKKLSHSSDSKSKPATQAVQFLSAVSCSSSRAPISISEMAEQRRLRRDRRYLPSRYFDDDDDDDDNDEDEDGVVLLSSDEDEETNIDERQTERNAADAERLKLMEETSQDKKPRQLSADEDLTLLIYPPKGTGGLCITMKDYVCLSSGNYLNDIIIDFYLLWLKNTVIPEAQRDRTHIFSTFFHKRLTTLTRPMNMKQTAAQKRHERVQKWTRTVDIFDKDFIIIPFNHQAHWILAIICFPSLRGSVPYDGHGDGGGGGGGKGKDEDLTDDKPVKQPVILIFDSLAGTSRNRVIAILRDYLTCEYQAKKPNAQAHIFNKDNMPGHRVEVPQQENLTDCGLYLLQYVEQFFTKPIRDYRLPIKELSNWFDLLTVTKKREDIANLIQRLMDEGNQQQQQQQQQRRRILPVIKFPTLNGQMVKD